From Candidatus Gastranaerophilales bacterium, one genomic window encodes:
- the thiL gene encoding thiamine-phosphate kinase, with the protein MKENKFLEIINKTLSDNSYLGDDCAYLEDLGIFITHDTLVENVHFSLSTTDAFTLAKKAVNVNLSDLASNLAIPKYITVSLSLPNKISEDFVKDFYTGLNEEAEKASFKIIGGDLTGGSNIVISICAIGKKSTSIKVSRKYAQTGDIIVTTGTYGSSVCGLYCLEKGKNCPLSPITAHISPKAKLQESKILSDKLSRNSAIMDTSDGLMDAAFKIAKMSGVEIELDFNKIPYDKDIKIIAQNAKIDYVDWILWGGEDFELFCSVSENDFKKLDKKIFKPIGKVTAKNTNGLVKLKTDNKIIEIDEETFNTKSFNHFEEK; encoded by the coding sequence ATGAAAGAAAATAAATTTTTAGAAATCATAAACAAAACCCTAAGTGACAATTCATATTTAGGAGATGATTGTGCCTATCTTGAAGATTTAGGGATTTTTATAACCCATGACACGCTTGTTGAAAATGTTCATTTTTCACTTTCAACAACTGATGCTTTTACACTCGCCAAAAAAGCTGTAAATGTTAACCTGAGCGATTTAGCATCCAATTTAGCTATCCCAAAATACATAACGGTTTCTTTATCACTTCCGAATAAGATTTCTGAAGATTTTGTTAAAGATTTTTACACAGGATTGAACGAGGAAGCTGAAAAGGCAAGTTTTAAAATAATCGGCGGTGATTTAACCGGCGGAAGCAATATTGTCATATCTATATGTGCCATCGGGAAAAAATCCACCTCCATAAAAGTATCTCGCAAATATGCACAAACAGGCGACATCATTGTAACAACTGGGACTTACGGCTCTAGTGTATGCGGTTTATATTGTTTAGAGAAAGGGAAAAATTGTCCCCTAAGCCCAATAACTGCACACATTTCGCCAAAAGCAAAACTACAAGAATCAAAAATCCTCTCTGACAAACTTTCTCGAAACTCAGCTATCATGGATACTTCAGACGGTCTTATGGATGCTGCTTTCAAAATTGCAAAAATGAGCGGAGTTGAAATTGAACTCGACTTCAACAAAATTCCCTACGATAAAGATATAAAAATAATCGCACAAAACGCTAAAATTGACTATGTAGACTGGATTTTATGGGGCGGTGAGGATTTTGAGCTTTTCTGTTCCGTTTCCGAAAATGATTTTAAAAAACTTGATAAAAAAATATTTAAACCAATCGGAAAAGTTACAGCCAAAAATACTAACGGATTAGTAAAACTTAAAACAGACAATAAAATTATTGAAATAGACGAAGAAACTTTTAACACAAAAAGCTTCAATCATTTTGAGGAAAAATAA
- a CDS encoding NADH-quinone oxidoreductase subunit I yields the protein MFKKVFNFFLSMFQGHFTVMKNAFRKRVTLEYPEKKKALNPRFRGKLLFVRNNDGSPKCSGCGMCQKVCPCKDLIKIERTKDESGKFKVTKYEVDMARCIFCGNCVENCPTKSLKMSKSYTLASLNKDDLILTLKGI from the coding sequence ATGTTTAAAAAAGTGTTTAATTTCTTTCTTTCAATGTTTCAGGGGCATTTTACTGTTATGAAAAATGCTTTCAGAAAAAGAGTAACACTCGAATATCCTGAAAAGAAAAAAGCTCTAAACCCAAGATTTAGAGGCAAGCTCTTATTTGTAAGAAATAATGACGGCTCCCCTAAATGCTCAGGGTGCGGAATGTGTCAAAAGGTTTGTCCTTGTAAAGATTTGATTAAAATTGAACGTACAAAGGATGAAAGTGGTAAATTTAAAGTAACTAAATACGAAGTGGACATGGCAAGATGTATTTTTTGCGGTAATTGTGTCGAAAATTGCCCCACAAAGTCACTGAAAATGTCTAAATCTTATACATTAGCATCTTTAAATAAAGACGATTTAATACTCACATTAAAGGGGATATAA
- the cysS gene encoding cysteine--tRNA ligase, producing the protein MLKVHNSFSNQTEEFSPITEGKVNMYVCGPTVYDHPHLGHARCYITWDMVYRYLKFLGYDVRYCRNVTDVDDKILAKAKAENSTQQEISQKYYKIFSDSMDKLNILKPDIEPFATKTIGEMIAIVKDLINKGFAYEVDGDVYFRVKKFKDYGKLSKQPIDDLVAGARVEASSKKEDVLDFALWKKDEIDGFKSPWGLGRPGWHIECSAMARKHLAKEIDIHAGGADLIFPHHENEIAQSECANGCRFVKYWLHNGFVTINKEKMSKSLKNFVSIDALLENYDSNTIRFFILTNHYRMPVEFNDMALAGAQAGFKRLKTAYNDGVKYVGEANLLEDIDVPEIEQFKEAMDNDFNTSKALAVLFDLATAANKCKDANDKQGALQAVSALVKLTNVMGFKVEKDELSESELSERLDNIVADFDFLPETDKKLTGNALMERVIAVRNEARSNKNWDVADKIRNLLDSINIILKDNKDGTIWQEK; encoded by the coding sequence ATGCTAAAAGTACATAACTCATTTAGTAACCAAACAGAAGAATTTAGTCCTATTACAGAGGGCAAAGTTAATATGTATGTCTGTGGACCTACTGTTTATGACCATCCGCATTTAGGACATGCCAGATGCTATATTACTTGGGATATGGTTTATCGATATTTGAAATTTTTAGGCTATGACGTCAGGTATTGTAGGAATGTGACGGATGTAGATGATAAAATTTTGGCTAAAGCAAAGGCTGAAAATTCTACGCAACAAGAAATTTCTCAAAAATATTATAAAATTTTTTCAGACAGTATGGACAAATTAAACATATTGAAGCCTGATATTGAACCTTTTGCGACAAAAACTATCGGTGAAATGATAGCAATCGTGAAAGATCTTATAAATAAAGGTTTTGCTTATGAGGTTGATGGAGACGTTTATTTCAGAGTTAAGAAGTTTAAAGATTACGGCAAATTGAGCAAACAACCGATTGATGACTTGGTTGCAGGTGCAAGAGTTGAAGCGTCATCTAAAAAAGAAGATGTTTTGGACTTTGCGTTGTGGAAAAAAGATGAAATTGACGGATTTAAGAGTCCATGGGGACTTGGCAGACCGGGGTGGCATATTGAGTGTAGTGCAATGGCTCGCAAGCATTTGGCTAAGGAAATTGATATTCATGCCGGTGGTGCGGATTTGATTTTCCCTCATCATGAAAATGAAATAGCACAGTCAGAGTGTGCAAATGGGTGCAGATTTGTCAAATATTGGCTTCATAACGGATTTGTAACTATTAATAAAGAAAAAATGTCGAAGTCGCTAAAGAATTTTGTCAGCATTGACGCATTGCTTGAAAACTATGATTCAAATACAATCAGATTTTTCATTTTAACAAATCATTATAGAATGCCGGTTGAGTTTAATGATATGGCGTTAGCCGGTGCTCAAGCAGGATTTAAACGATTAAAAACAGCTTACAACGATGGGGTGAAATATGTCGGCGAAGCTAATTTGCTAGAAGATATTGATGTCCCTGAAATTGAACAATTCAAGGAAGCAATGGATAATGACTTTAACACTTCAAAGGCGTTAGCGGTTCTTTTTGACCTCGCAACTGCTGCCAATAAGTGTAAAGACGCAAATGATAAACAAGGTGCCTTACAAGCTGTCTCAGCACTCGTAAAATTGACAAATGTTATGGGCTTCAAAGTCGAAAAAGATGAATTATCTGAATCTGAGCTTTCAGAAAGATTGGATAATATTGTCGCAGACTTTGATTTTTTGCCTGAAACAGATAAAAAATTAACAGGAAACGCTCTTATGGAAAGAGTTATAGCTGTCAGAAATGAAGCTCGTTCAAATAAAAATTGGGACGTTGCTGATAAAATCAGAAACCTTTTAGATAGCATAAATATTATCCTAAAGGATAATAAAGACGGTACTATCTGGCAAGAAAAATAA
- a CDS encoding NADH-quinone oxidoreductase subunit B: MQLILSSIDWVYNWARSNSLWPLTFATSCCGIEMMSTSASNYDIARFGSEVFRNTPRQADLLIVAGTITHKMAPAVLKLYEQMAEPKYVIAMGACACSGGMYKGNSYSVVNGVDKIIPVDVYLPMCPPKPEALLDAIIKLQKMIRTESLSKRKEYILSHKSKLALGADDSEVLLASPDIEIIGFGV; the protein is encoded by the coding sequence ATGCAATTAATTTTATCTTCTATCGATTGGGTTTATAATTGGGCAAGGTCTAATTCCTTGTGGCCGTTGACATTTGCTACTTCATGTTGCGGTATAGAGATGATGAGCACTTCTGCTTCAAATTATGATATTGCAAGATTTGGCTCTGAGGTTTTTAGAAATACCCCAAGACAAGCCGATTTGCTTATTGTCGCAGGTACTATAACCCACAAAATGGCTCCTGCTGTTTTAAAATTGTATGAACAAATGGCTGAACCAAAGTATGTCATTGCGATGGGGGCGTGTGCTTGCTCCGGTGGTATGTATAAAGGTAATTCTTATTCTGTTGTAAACGGTGTCGATAAAATTATCCCTGTTGACGTTTATTTGCCGATGTGTCCACCCAAGCCTGAAGCTTTGCTTGATGCTATTATAAAACTCCAAAAAATGATTAGGACAGAATCTCTCTCTAAAAGAAAAGAGTATATTCTCTCCCATAAATCAAAACTGGCTTTAGGGGCTGATGACAGTGAGGTTCTTTTGGCTTCGCCTGATATAGAAATTATAGGGTTTGGGGTGTAG
- the nuoH gene encoding NADH-quinone oxidoreductase subunit NuoH, giving the protein MDVLYSYYLEYFQSFGINEAWAILLWYAMTFAIVAVLLIGVVLVLVLVERKLLALFTVRKGPNRVGFWGCLQTVADAIKLLFKEDIIPDKADKFLFWIAPILVFAPVMAVWGLIPWDSRFCIFNSIVGVLLFMAILTFPTFGILLAGYSSNNKYSLIGAFRACVQTISYEIPLVMSVLSIVVLAQTLNINNIILAQSSNGIFGWNFIPAFVGMVVFFVCAIAQMNRTPFDLPEAESELVCGYNVEYSGMKFAMFFLAEYAETFIISLFMAILFFGGYLSPFGGYIVEQLDINFVTTQFLIYIEQFSWLIIKTAIILFVIIWIRATLPRLRADQLTAFAWKVLLPLSIINFFVVSVIKYMTMGASYV; this is encoded by the coding sequence ATGGATGTTTTATATTCGTATTATTTAGAATATTTTCAATCTTTCGGTATAAACGAGGCGTGGGCTATACTCTTGTGGTACGCAATGACATTTGCCATTGTCGCAGTTTTACTTATCGGTGTTGTTTTGGTTCTCGTATTGGTTGAACGGAAATTATTAGCCCTTTTTACAGTTCGTAAAGGTCCTAACCGTGTTGGCTTTTGGGGCTGTTTGCAAACTGTCGCAGATGCGATTAAGCTACTTTTTAAAGAAGATATTATTCCCGATAAGGCTGACAAATTCCTTTTTTGGATTGCACCTATTCTTGTATTTGCCCCTGTTATGGCGGTATGGGGGTTAATCCCTTGGGATAGCAGATTCTGTATTTTTAATTCTATTGTCGGGGTGCTGCTTTTTATGGCTATTTTAACTTTCCCTACTTTCGGTATCTTGCTCGCAGGGTATTCCAGCAATAACAAATACTCCTTAATTGGTGCTTTTAGAGCTTGCGTTCAGACAATAAGCTATGAAATCCCTCTTGTTATGTCTGTTTTGAGCATTGTTGTTTTGGCTCAAACTTTGAATATTAACAATATTATCCTCGCTCAATCTTCAAACGGCATTTTCGGTTGGAATTTTATCCCCGCTTTTGTTGGTATGGTCGTCTTCTTCGTCTGTGCTATTGCTCAAATGAACAGGACTCCATTCGATTTGCCTGAGGCTGAAAGTGAATTGGTATGCGGTTACAACGTCGAATACTCAGGCATGAAATTTGCTATGTTCTTTTTGGCAGAATATGCTGAAACGTTTATTATAAGTTTGTTTATGGCAATTCTGTTTTTTGGAGGCTACTTATCTCCGTTCGGCGGATACATTGTTGAACAGCTTGATATAAACTTCGTCACGACTCAATTTCTGATTTATATTGAGCAATTCAGTTGGCTGATTATTAAAACAGCCATAATTTTATTTGTTATTATTTGGATTAGAGCGACTCTTCCAAGGCTTAGAGCTGACCAACTTACTGCCTTTGCTTGGAAAGTTCTTTTGCCGCTCTCTATTATTAATTTCTTTGTGGTATCTGTTATCAAATATATGACTATGGGAGCATCTTATGTTTAA
- a CDS encoding 5'-nucleotidase C-terminal domain-containing protein translates to MVNSVTGSTPTVKSSIFYVNDIHGQLPKMEQLTNASAQFDSFAKEKKVDALKLCSGDTFIGGDEKINTAAATFLDTAGIQASTYGNHEFDVSAPKLANIIKNVKTTFLGMNMNIPDKNALKQKTLRSTVIEQNGNKYGVIGLQPLDLYTRIKKKELLDGITVDDEPQTFKELQEEVNGLKQQGINKIILLSHTGNKEEKKIAQSIDGIDVILGGHSHDMIEGIKQGENLFYSPSGEPVIITQAGRDGHNFGILNVEYDAQGKIVKAQNNVEKTSAYGKNLLMSATADKILGPSPVIGTLSKCDPYPKKPLIEENPFASFVADAVRKEMGADIVLVNSANFRGNVSSGEITERDISSAFPFKNKLCKVELSEKDLIDALNHGGTSLKTPDNKPNIMQVSGMTYTLDKEGKVVEASILDKNNQPQKIDVNNPNPNKKYIAIYDDYVCNGGDKFDMLKKIDTPALLEKYDYDKDKVAVDYIKKLNGQPFEIVKDGRIKFL, encoded by the coding sequence ATGGTCAATTCTGTAACTGGGTCAACTCCAACTGTAAAGTCATCTATTTTTTATGTAAATGACATTCATGGGCAACTTCCTAAAATGGAACAATTAACTAACGCTTCTGCCCAATTTGACAGCTTTGCGAAAGAAAAGAAAGTCGATGCTTTAAAGCTTTGCTCTGGTGATACTTTTATCGGCGGAGATGAAAAAATAAACACCGCAGCTGCAACTTTCCTTGATACAGCAGGCATTCAAGCTTCCACTTACGGAAACCATGAATTTGATGTTTCCGCTCCAAAACTCGCAAATATTATAAAAAACGTAAAAACAACATTCCTCGGAATGAACATGAATATACCTGATAAAAACGCATTAAAACAAAAAACTCTCCGCTCAACCGTAATTGAACAAAATGGCAACAAGTACGGCGTTATCGGGCTTCAACCACTTGACTTATATACAAGAATCAAGAAAAAAGAACTTTTAGACGGCATAACCGTTGACGACGAGCCTCAAACTTTTAAAGAACTTCAAGAAGAAGTAAACGGGCTTAAACAACAAGGTATTAACAAAATTATCCTATTGTCACATACGGGAAACAAAGAAGAAAAGAAAATCGCACAATCTATTGACGGTATAGACGTTATCTTAGGCGGTCACTCTCACGATATGATTGAAGGTATCAAACAAGGCGAAAATCTATTCTATTCACCATCAGGGGAACCTGTCATCATTACTCAAGCAGGACGTGACGGGCATAATTTCGGCATTTTGAATGTCGAATATGACGCTCAAGGTAAAATCGTTAAAGCTCAAAATAACGTTGAAAAAACATCTGCTTACGGCAAAAATTTACTTATGTCAGCTACTGCAGACAAAATACTCGGTCCATCACCTGTTATCGGAACTTTAAGCAAATGCGACCCTTACCCGAAAAAACCTTTGATTGAAGAAAATCCTTTTGCCAGTTTCGTTGCTGATGCCGTAAGAAAAGAAATGGGGGCTGATATCGTCCTCGTAAACTCCGCTAATTTCAGAGGAAACGTTTCCTCAGGCGAAATTACCGAACGTGACATCTCTAGTGCTTTCCCTTTCAAAAACAAATTATGCAAAGTTGAGTTATCTGAAAAAGACCTAATCGATGCTTTAAACCACGGTGGCACATCTCTAAAAACTCCTGACAACAAGCCAAACATAATGCAAGTTTCAGGCATGACCTATACCTTAGACAAAGAAGGAAAAGTTGTTGAAGCTTCTATTTTAGACAAAAACAACCAACCTCAAAAAATTGATGTTAACAATCCAAACCCGAACAAAAAATACATCGCAATCTACGACGACTATGTTTGTAACGGCGGCGACAAATTTGATATGCTAAAGAAAATTGACACTCCAGCACTTCTTGAAAAGTACGATTATGACAAAGACAAAGTAGCTGTTGACTATATCAAAAAACTCAACGGTCAGCCTTTTGAAATCGTAAAAGACGGAAGAATTAAATTTTTATAA
- a CDS encoding NADH-quinone oxidoreductase subunit A has protein sequence MHELLALVILLVFSGLFALAALICGFIFSPKGDSAIKNSTYECGMTPFSDAKIQFNMPFFMYAILFLIFDIETIMLFPFALIFGKLGLLALVEVSIFILLLVLGLIYAARKNLLRFR, from the coding sequence TTGCACGAATTGTTGGCATTAGTCATATTGTTAGTATTTTCAGGATTGTTTGCCCTTGCGGCTTTGATTTGCGGTTTTATATTTTCGCCTAAGGGGGATTCTGCTATTAAAAATTCTACTTATGAGTGCGGAATGACGCCTTTTTCTGATGCTAAAATTCAGTTTAATATGCCGTTTTTTATGTATGCGATTTTGTTTTTGATATTTGATATTGAAACAATCATGCTTTTTCCGTTTGCTTTGATTTTCGGAAAATTAGGATTACTTGCTCTGGTTGAGGTTAGTATATTCATTTTGTTGTTAGTTTTGGGGCTGATTTATGCTGCTAGAAAAAATTTGTTAAGGTTCAGGTAA
- a CDS encoding NADH-quinone oxidoreductase subunit C: MLNEFLEMFAVDGVVEVDKGINKYYLPKNQLKDALKYLKNTSECSFDMLLSLTAVELSDCIELVYFLYSSERNENLAIATKLSVQGLVIETVSDLYPSANWDEREIFDLFGVDFLLHSNLKRLLMPVDWKGHPLRKDYVMNDERLAWNK, from the coding sequence ATGTTAAATGAATTTTTAGAAATGTTTGCCGTCGATGGCGTTGTTGAAGTTGATAAAGGTATAAACAAATATTATTTACCTAAAAATCAACTTAAAGATGCTCTAAAATATTTGAAAAATACGTCAGAATGTTCTTTTGATATGCTTTTATCGCTCACTGCTGTCGAACTTTCAGACTGTATTGAACTCGTTTATTTTTTATATTCTTCTGAAAGAAATGAGAATTTGGCAATTGCAACAAAACTTTCAGTTCAAGGACTTGTGATTGAAACAGTTTCGGATTTATACCCTTCTGCAAATTGGGACGAGCGTGAAATTTTTGATTTGTTTGGCGTGGATTTCTTATTGCATTCTAATTTGAAAAGGTTGCTCATGCCTGTAGATTGGAAGGGGCACCCCTTGAGAAAAGACTACGTTATGAATGATGAGAGATTGGCGTGGAATAAATGA
- a CDS encoding glucose-6-phosphate isomerase: MIEFNYNNVRSCVIGDENGLDIESEFNEYGSKITSIIADLNSRKDKPGQWLQWMNLGYNEETVWYVKEYAAMVEDRFDNVLILGIGGSALGGMAVCEALLKPYWNFLTPEQRKNFPRIFFLDNIDPDQINGLLDVLDLKKTLVNVITKSGSTAETMSQYMVVMNKLKEELGDDYRKNIVATTDENTGILRQLSDQEGYKTFVVPDDVGGRYSVFSAVGLLPFALVGLDVDEMVHGVKDMDLILKNIDIHHNIAAQNALIHYLMDTKKGKNLSVMMPYSSRLKYISDWYVQLWAESLGKEYDRAGNKVNVGPTPIKAVGVTDQHSQIQLYNEGPNDKIINFVRVKEFDTTLEIPNVFEYTGINYLGGKTINDLLNAEADSTKVTLTDFNRPNVTITVPKIDAYHVGQLLYMLEVQTAIAGELYNINAFDQPGVEQAKNYTYALMGRAGYEDSANTLKEKMAQQ, translated from the coding sequence ATGATTGAGTTCAATTACAATAATGTACGTTCATGCGTAATCGGTGACGAAAACGGGCTTGATATTGAAAGTGAATTTAATGAATATGGTTCAAAAATCACTTCAATTATTGCGGATTTGAACTCGAGAAAAGATAAACCAGGTCAATGGCTTCAATGGATGAACTTGGGCTATAACGAAGAAACTGTCTGGTATGTTAAAGAATATGCTGCGATGGTTGAAGACCGTTTTGACAATGTCTTGATTTTGGGTATCGGGGGCTCTGCTCTTGGTGGTATGGCTGTCTGTGAGGCTCTTTTGAAACCTTATTGGAACTTCCTTACCCCTGAACAAAGAAAAAATTTCCCGAGAATTTTCTTTTTAGATAACATTGATCCTGACCAAATAAATGGACTTTTAGATGTTTTGGATTTGAAGAAAACTCTTGTTAACGTAATTACAAAATCAGGTTCTACTGCCGAAACAATGTCACAATATATGGTTGTGATGAATAAACTGAAAGAAGAACTCGGTGACGATTACAGAAAAAATATTGTGGCTACAACGGATGAAAACACAGGTATTCTTCGTCAATTATCTGACCAAGAAGGGTACAAAACATTTGTTGTTCCAGATGACGTAGGGGGAAGATATTCAGTATTTTCTGCAGTTGGATTATTGCCATTTGCCCTAGTCGGACTTGATGTTGATGAGATGGTTCATGGCGTTAAGGATATGGATTTGATTCTTAAAAATATTGATATACACCATAATATTGCCGCTCAAAATGCTCTTATTCATTATTTGATGGATACCAAAAAAGGTAAGAATTTATCTGTTATGATGCCTTATTCAAGCCGCTTGAAATATATTTCAGATTGGTATGTTCAATTGTGGGCAGAATCTTTAGGTAAAGAATATGACAGAGCAGGAAATAAAGTAAATGTCGGACCTACTCCTATTAAAGCGGTTGGGGTTACTGACCAACACTCTCAAATTCAACTATATAACGAAGGGCCGAATGATAAAATTATTAATTTTGTCAGAGTTAAAGAATTTGATACTACATTGGAAATCCCTAATGTATTTGAATATACAGGAATTAACTATTTAGGTGGCAAGACCATTAACGATTTGCTAAATGCAGAAGCTGATTCAACAAAAGTAACCTTGACAGATTTCAATCGTCCGAATGTTACAATCACTGTTCCAAAAATTGATGCGTATCACGTTGGGCAACTTCTTTATATGTTAGAAGTTCAAACAGCTATTGCGGGTGAACTCTATAATATTAATGCTTTTGACCAACCCGGTGTTGAACAGGCTAAAAATTACACCTATGCTTTGATGGGAAGAGCAGGGTATGAAGATTCCGCAAATACATTAAAAGAGAAAATGGCACAACAATAG
- the ispD gene encoding 2-C-methyl-D-erythritol 4-phosphate cytidylyltransferase yields MNIQAIIPAGGTSSRYKGGNKLLENLDGKPVLMHSIDKMNEIDCISKIIIPSSEGLIPTLKKLTENYKKVEIVKGGSCRQESVFNGLKASKDCDYVLIHDGARPLIKKETIQKALNETFEKKAIIVAVKTIDTIKKVDSNLKIIETPNRAFLWNVQTPQIFDFKLIFEAHKKLEGHKFSDDGGLLEHLGADVYIFEGEYSNFKITTKEDLLKAEKLIECNK; encoded by the coding sequence ATGAACATACAAGCCATAATTCCTGCAGGCGGAACATCTTCAAGGTACAAAGGAGGTAACAAGCTCCTTGAAAATTTAGATGGAAAGCCTGTCTTAATGCACTCTATTGATAAAATGAACGAAATTGATTGCATATCAAAAATAATTATCCCATCTTCAGAAGGGCTCATTCCAACACTCAAAAAGCTGACTGAAAATTATAAAAAAGTTGAAATCGTAAAAGGCGGCTCTTGCCGGCAAGAATCTGTTTTCAACGGATTAAAAGCCTCAAAAGATTGTGACTACGTACTTATTCACGATGGAGCCAGACCGTTAATAAAAAAAGAAACTATTCAAAAAGCGTTAAATGAAACTTTTGAAAAAAAAGCAATAATTGTCGCTGTAAAAACAATCGATACAATAAAAAAAGTTGATTCAAATCTGAAAATAATAGAAACTCCAAACAGAGCTTTTTTGTGGAATGTGCAAACTCCACAAATTTTCGATTTTAAATTAATTTTTGAAGCACACAAAAAGCTTGAAGGTCATAAATTTAGTGACGATGGCGGACTACTTGAACATCTTGGAGCCGATGTTTATATTTTTGAAGGCGAATATTCAAATTTCAAAATCACAACAAAAGAAGACCTTTTAAAAGCAGAAAAATTGATTGAATGTAACAAATAA
- a CDS encoding NADH-quinone oxidoreductase subunit D gives MSEKLKKTMKINIGPQHPSTHGVLRLVLELDGEVIKSTEPIVGYLHRGMEKMAENMTYFQYLPTVDRIDYLSSFFCAEAFVSSVEKALKIEVPQKAQYMRVMLMELNRIASHLLWLGTFMLDLGASSPFFYCFREREVILNLFEDLTGARMMYNFHTFGGVKKDFQAHFFEKLDKFMLDFPKKVDEYEAIITKNPVFLKRAYGIGVLNKKTALAYAITGPNLRASGVTLDFRKQSPYLIYDKVEFDVPNRKFGDSWSRYFVRVQEMKESLKIVKQCADWLQQNKNEDYNLGIRPVALKVPVGMYVSNVESPRGLLSCVLVADGSEKPVRVKWRTGSFYAVQVLPNLIQNHKMSDLMTIFGSLDVILPEVDR, from the coding sequence ATGAGTGAAAAACTAAAAAAAACTATGAAAATAAATATAGGTCCTCAACATCCTTCGACGCATGGGGTTCTCAGACTTGTTTTGGAACTTGATGGAGAGGTTATAAAATCTACAGAGCCGATAGTTGGATATTTGCACCGCGGTATGGAAAAAATGGCGGAAAATATGACTTATTTTCAGTATTTGCCGACTGTTGACAGGATAGATTATTTGTCTTCATTTTTTTGTGCTGAGGCTTTTGTTTCCTCTGTTGAAAAGGCTTTGAAAATTGAAGTGCCTCAAAAGGCTCAATATATGAGAGTTATGTTGATGGAGCTTAACAGAATTGCTTCTCACTTATTGTGGCTCGGGACTTTTATGCTTGATTTGGGTGCTAGTTCTCCTTTCTTTTATTGCTTTAGAGAAAGAGAAGTTATTTTAAATCTTTTTGAAGATTTAACCGGTGCAAGAATGATGTATAATTTTCATACTTTCGGCGGTGTTAAGAAAGATTTTCAGGCACATTTCTTTGAAAAACTCGATAAATTTATGCTTGATTTTCCTAAAAAAGTTGATGAGTATGAAGCTATCATTACTAAAAATCCGGTTTTCTTAAAACGTGCTTACGGTATTGGGGTTTTGAATAAAAAAACGGCTTTAGCTTATGCTATTACAGGACCTAATTTGAGAGCTTCCGGCGTTACTCTCGATTTTAGAAAACAAAGCCCTTATTTGATTTATGACAAAGTTGAGTTTGATGTCCCGAATAGGAAATTTGGTGACAGTTGGAGCAGATATTTTGTCAGAGTTCAAGAAATGAAAGAGTCTTTAAAAATTGTAAAACAATGTGCAGATTGGCTTCAGCAAAACAAAAATGAAGATTATAATCTCGGTATAAGACCTGTTGCCTTGAAAGTACCTGTGGGTATGTATGTATCTAATGTTGAATCTCCGAGAGGACTTTTGTCTTGTGTTTTGGTCGCAGACGGAAGTGAAAAACCTGTAAGAGTCAAGTGGCGTACGGGCTCATTTTATGCCGTTCAAGTTCTTCCTAATTTAATTCAAAACCATAAAATGTCTGATTTGATGACTATTTTTGGTAGTTTAGATGTCATTTTGCCGGAGGTGGATAGATAA
- a CDS encoding tyrosine-protein phosphatase — MVSIKPIKNNPIIELMDKVWVNKTPFYCQQISDSFYRGSEPSEKEMKMLAEKGVKKILNLKSVTKKELAALTEQAKKNGLEYINIPLNPFHIKNTFPYIIEAIESATKENPLFIHCTFGRDRTGFVSALVKYTKQGLPMPDAIKDMEAHGFRKTLFFNVENFLKKFDSAMKGCSRTAMQ; from the coding sequence ATGGTTTCGATTAAGCCAATAAAAAACAATCCTATAATTGAACTTATGGACAAAGTTTGGGTCAATAAGACACCATTTTATTGCCAACAAATTTCAGATTCATTCTATAGAGGCTCTGAACCTTCTGAAAAAGAAATGAAAATGCTTGCTGAAAAAGGGGTTAAAAAAATCCTGAACTTAAAATCTGTAACAAAAAAAGAACTGGCTGCTCTAACTGAACAAGCGAAAAAAAACGGGCTGGAATACATTAATATTCCACTCAATCCTTTCCATATAAAAAATACATTTCCATACATAATTGAAGCAATTGAATCAGCAACAAAGGAGAATCCTCTTTTTATACACTGCACATTCGGGCGGGACCGAACCGGATTTGTATCCGCTCTCGTAAAATACACAAAACAAGGACTCCCAATGCCTGACGCCATCAAAGATATGGAAGCCCATGGCTTTAGAAAAACACTATTTTTCAATGTCGAAAACTTTTTAAAAAAATTCGACTCAGCGATGAAAGGCTGCAGCCGCACTGCTATGCAATAG